A stretch of Triticum aestivum cultivar Chinese Spring chromosome 1D, IWGSC CS RefSeq v2.1, whole genome shotgun sequence DNA encodes these proteins:
- the LOC123180018 gene encoding poly [ADP-ribose] polymerase 1 isoform X2, with amino-acid sequence MAAAPPKAWKAEYAKSGRSSCKSCKSPIAKDALRLGKMVQATQFDGFMPMWNHAKCILNKKNQIKSVDDVEGIDALRWDDQEKIRNYAANSSTTSTATATASSTAAISDKCAIEVAQSARASCRRCSEKIAKGTVRVSSKLDGQGWYHVSCFLEMSPTASVEKFPGWETLSHDDRGAIIDVVKKGAASKQTTSKGSKRKIGDIDMRNSKAPNLDGSTSEGAARSKGKLVVPCEPNSSSADLHQKLKEQSDTLWKLKDELKKHVSTAELRDMLEVNEQDPSGPERDLLERCADGMLFGALGTCPVCNSCLYYYGGHYQCNGHVSEWSKCTYMTTEPVRMKKKWKIPDEIKNDYLTKWFKSQKVKKPERVLPPMSPQKSVGQSPQQSLVGEALDKLRVCIVGQSKDTDELKQKLKLAGAHFSPRVTKDINCVVSCGGLDNESAEVRKARRQKIPIVREDYLGECIRKNRVLPFDLYKVATTLEESSKGSTVTVKVKGRSAVHEASGLQDTGHILENGKSIYNTTLNISDMTQGVNSYYILQIIEEDDGSECYVFRKWGRVGSEKIGGKKLEEMSKTDAIREFKRLFLEKTGNPWEAWEQKTNFQKQPGRFYPLDIDYGVREAPKRKDMSKMKSSLAPQVLELMMMLFNVETYRAAMMEFEINMAEMPLGKLSKENIQKGFEALTEIQNLLDDTGNQELALRESLIVAASNRFFTLIPSVHPHIIRDKDHLTMKAKMLEALQDIEIASKLVGFDGDNDESLDDKYKKLHCDITPLAHDSEDYKLVEKYLLNTHAPTHKDWSLELEEVYVLDRDGEGNKYSRYKNNLHNKMLLWHGSRLTNFIGILSQGLRIAPPEAPVTGYMFGKGLYFADLVSKSAQYCYVDRKNPTGLMLLSEVALGDMHELKKATPMDKPPRGKHSTKGLGKTVPLESEFVKWRDDVVVPCGKPVPASIRASELLYNEYIVYNTAQVKMQFLLKVRFRHKR; translated from the exons ATGGCGGCGGCGCCGCCCAAGGCCTGGAAGGCGGAGTACGCCAAGTCCGGGCGGTCCTCCTGCAAGTCCTGCAAGTCCCCCATTGCCAAGGACGCGCTCCGCCTCGGCAAGATGGTCCAGGCCACCCAGTTCGACGGCTTCATGCCC ATGTGGAACCATGCCAAATGCATCCTCAACAAGAAAAACCAGATAAAATC TGTTGATGATGTTGAAGGAATAGATGCACTTAGGTGGGATGACCAAGAGAAGATAAGAAACTATGCTGCAAATTCCTCGACTACTTCAACTGCAACTGCAACTGCAAGTTCCACAGCTGCTATTTCTGACAAATGTGCTATTGAGGTTGCTCAATCTGCCCGTGCTTCCTGTAGACGGTGCAGTGAAAAGATTGCAAAAGGCACT GTTCGTGTTTCATCTAAACTTGACGGTCAAGGTTGGTATCATGTTAGTTGTTTCTTGGAAATGTCCCCAACTGCAAGTGTTGAGAAATTCCCAGGCTGGGAGACCTTGTCGCACGATGATAGAGGAGCTATTATTGATGTTGTTAAGAAAGGTGCTGCCAGCAAAC AAACAACTTCGAAGGGCTCCAAGCGCAAGATTGGTGACATTGATATGCGTAACTCCAAAGCTCCGAACTTAGATGGAAGTACATCTGAAGGTGCTGCACGAAGCAAAGGAAAACTTGTTGTACCATGTGAGCCAAATTCTAGTTCTGCTGATCTGCACCAAAAGCTTAAAGAGCAGAGTGACACACTTTGGAAGTTAAAGGATGAACTCAAAAAGCATGTTTCAACTGCTGAGCTGAGGGATATGCTTGAAGTTAATGAGCAAGATCCATCTGGACCAGAGCGGGATCTATTGGAACGATG TGCTGATGGGATGCTGTTTGGAGCGCTGGGCACTTGCCCAGTCTGTAATAGCTGCCTATACTATTATGGTGGTCACTATCAGTGCAATGGCCATGTTTCAGAGTGGTCCAAATGTACCTACATGACAACAGAACCTGTACGCATGAAGAAAAAATGGAAAATTCCTGATGAAATAAAGAATGATTATCTTACAAAG TGGTTCAAGTCTCAAAAGGTTAAGAAACCAGAGCGAGTTCTTcccccaatgtcacctcagaaGTCTGTAGGTCAATCACCTCAGCAGTCTCTCGTCGGTGAAGCATTGGATAAGTTGAGAGTTTGTATAGTAGGACAATCTAAAGATACT GATGAGTTGAAGCAGAAGCTTAAACTTGCTGGTGCCCACTTCAGTCCCAGGGTTACCAAAG ATATTAATTGTGTAGTTTCATGTGGTGGGCTTGATAACGAGAGTGCTGAAGTCAGGAAAGCTAG GAGGCAGAAGATACCAATCGTCAGAGAAGATTACCTTGGAGAATGCATTAGAAAAAACAGGGTGCTTCCATTTGATTTATACAAAGTAGCGACTACCTTGGAGGAGTCATCAAAAGGCAGCACGGTCACTGTTAAAGTTAAGGGCCGAAGTGCTGTTCATGAGGCTTCCGGTCTGCAAGATACGGGCCATATTCTGGAAAATGGCAAAAGCATTTACAATACAACCTTAAACATTTCTGACATGACACAAGGTGTTAACAG CTACTATATACTTCAGATCATCGAAGAGGATGATGGGAGTGAATGCTATGTATTTCGAAAGTGGGGACGAGTTGGCAGTGAAAAGATTGGTGGAAAGAAATTGGAGGAGATGTCAAAAACTGACGCAATACGTGAATTTAAAAGATTATTTCTGGAAAAGACTGGAAACCCCTGGGAAGCATGGGAACAAAAAACAAATTTTCAGAAGCAGCCTGGGAGATTTTATCCACTTGACATT gATTACGGAGTAAGGGAAGCACCAAAACGGAAGGACATGAGCAAAATGAAAAGTTCACTTGCACCTCAGGTGCTGGAACTCATGATGATGCTTTTCAATGTTGAAACATATAG GGCTGCTATGATGGAATTTGAAATCAATATGGCAGAAATGCCCCTTGGGAAATTAAGCAAGGAAAATATCCAGAAAG GATTTGAAGCATTAACTGAGATACAGAATCTACTGGATGACACTGGCAATCAAGAACTGGCTCTTAGAGAGAGCTTGATTGTTGCTGCAAGCAATCGTTTCTTCACTCTTATTCCTTCTGTTCATCCACATATTATACGTGATAAGGATCacttgacaatgaaa GCGAAAATGCTTGAAGCTCTTCAGGATATTGAAATTGCTTCTAAACTAGTTGGTTTTGATGGTGACAATGATGAATCTCTTGATGACAAGTACAAGAAACTTCATTGTGACATCACCCCGCTAGCTCATGATAGTGAAGATTACAAGCTGGTCGAGAAATATCTTCTCAACACACATGCTCCTActcacaag GACTGGTCATTGGAATTAGAGGAAGTTTATGTGCTTGATCGAGATGGGGAAGGCAACAAGTACTCAAGATATAAAAATAATCTCCATAACAAGATGCTATTATGGCATG GCTCAAGGCTGACAAATTTTATTGGAATTCTTAGTCAAGGACTAAGGATAGCACCTCCTGAGGCTCCTGTGACAGGCTATATG TTTGGCAAAGGCCTCTACTTCGCAGATTTAGTAAGCAAGAGTGCACAGTATTGTTATGTGGATAGAAAAAATCCGACCGGCTTGATGCTTCTTTCTGAGGTTGCTCTAGGAGACATGCATGAACTGAAAAAAGCCACG CCAATGGACAAACCTCCAAGAGGAAAGCATTCGACCAAGGGCTTAGGAAAAACTGTGCCCCTAGAGTCGGAGTTTGTGAAATGGAGGGATGATGTTGTCGTGCCTTGTGGCAAGCCAGTGCCAGCATCTATCAGGGCATCTGAGCTTCTGTACAACGAGTATATAGTCTACAACACAGCCCAG GTGAAGATGCAGTTCTTGTTGAAGGTCAGATTCCGTCACAAGCGTTGA
- the LOC123180018 gene encoding poly [ADP-ribose] polymerase 1 isoform X1, whose protein sequence is MAAAPPKAWKAEYAKSGRSSCKSCKSPIAKDALRLGKMVQATQFDGFMPMWNHAKCILNKKNQIKSVDDVEGIDALRWDDQEKIRNYAANSSTTSTATATASSTAAISDKCAIEVAQSARASCRRCSEKIAKGTVRVSSKLDGQGWYHVSCFLEMSPTASVEKFPGWETLSHDDRGAIIDVVKKGAASKQETTSKGSKRKIGDIDMRNSKAPNLDGSTSEGAARSKGKLVVPCEPNSSSADLHQKLKEQSDTLWKLKDELKKHVSTAELRDMLEVNEQDPSGPERDLLERCADGMLFGALGTCPVCNSCLYYYGGHYQCNGHVSEWSKCTYMTTEPVRMKKKWKIPDEIKNDYLTKWFKSQKVKKPERVLPPMSPQKSVGQSPQQSLVGEALDKLRVCIVGQSKDTDELKQKLKLAGAHFSPRVTKDINCVVSCGGLDNESAEVRKARRQKIPIVREDYLGECIRKNRVLPFDLYKVATTLEESSKGSTVTVKVKGRSAVHEASGLQDTGHILENGKSIYNTTLNISDMTQGVNSYYILQIIEEDDGSECYVFRKWGRVGSEKIGGKKLEEMSKTDAIREFKRLFLEKTGNPWEAWEQKTNFQKQPGRFYPLDIDYGVREAPKRKDMSKMKSSLAPQVLELMMMLFNVETYRAAMMEFEINMAEMPLGKLSKENIQKGFEALTEIQNLLDDTGNQELALRESLIVAASNRFFTLIPSVHPHIIRDKDHLTMKAKMLEALQDIEIASKLVGFDGDNDESLDDKYKKLHCDITPLAHDSEDYKLVEKYLLNTHAPTHKDWSLELEEVYVLDRDGEGNKYSRYKNNLHNKMLLWHGSRLTNFIGILSQGLRIAPPEAPVTGYMFGKGLYFADLVSKSAQYCYVDRKNPTGLMLLSEVALGDMHELKKATPMDKPPRGKHSTKGLGKTVPLESEFVKWRDDVVVPCGKPVPASIRASELLYNEYIVYNTAQVKMQFLLKVRFRHKR, encoded by the exons ATGGCGGCGGCGCCGCCCAAGGCCTGGAAGGCGGAGTACGCCAAGTCCGGGCGGTCCTCCTGCAAGTCCTGCAAGTCCCCCATTGCCAAGGACGCGCTCCGCCTCGGCAAGATGGTCCAGGCCACCCAGTTCGACGGCTTCATGCCC ATGTGGAACCATGCCAAATGCATCCTCAACAAGAAAAACCAGATAAAATC TGTTGATGATGTTGAAGGAATAGATGCACTTAGGTGGGATGACCAAGAGAAGATAAGAAACTATGCTGCAAATTCCTCGACTACTTCAACTGCAACTGCAACTGCAAGTTCCACAGCTGCTATTTCTGACAAATGTGCTATTGAGGTTGCTCAATCTGCCCGTGCTTCCTGTAGACGGTGCAGTGAAAAGATTGCAAAAGGCACT GTTCGTGTTTCATCTAAACTTGACGGTCAAGGTTGGTATCATGTTAGTTGTTTCTTGGAAATGTCCCCAACTGCAAGTGTTGAGAAATTCCCAGGCTGGGAGACCTTGTCGCACGATGATAGAGGAGCTATTATTGATGTTGTTAAGAAAGGTGCTGCCAGCAAAC AAGAAACAACTTCGAAGGGCTCCAAGCGCAAGATTGGTGACATTGATATGCGTAACTCCAAAGCTCCGAACTTAGATGGAAGTACATCTGAAGGTGCTGCACGAAGCAAAGGAAAACTTGTTGTACCATGTGAGCCAAATTCTAGTTCTGCTGATCTGCACCAAAAGCTTAAAGAGCAGAGTGACACACTTTGGAAGTTAAAGGATGAACTCAAAAAGCATGTTTCAACTGCTGAGCTGAGGGATATGCTTGAAGTTAATGAGCAAGATCCATCTGGACCAGAGCGGGATCTATTGGAACGATG TGCTGATGGGATGCTGTTTGGAGCGCTGGGCACTTGCCCAGTCTGTAATAGCTGCCTATACTATTATGGTGGTCACTATCAGTGCAATGGCCATGTTTCAGAGTGGTCCAAATGTACCTACATGACAACAGAACCTGTACGCATGAAGAAAAAATGGAAAATTCCTGATGAAATAAAGAATGATTATCTTACAAAG TGGTTCAAGTCTCAAAAGGTTAAGAAACCAGAGCGAGTTCTTcccccaatgtcacctcagaaGTCTGTAGGTCAATCACCTCAGCAGTCTCTCGTCGGTGAAGCATTGGATAAGTTGAGAGTTTGTATAGTAGGACAATCTAAAGATACT GATGAGTTGAAGCAGAAGCTTAAACTTGCTGGTGCCCACTTCAGTCCCAGGGTTACCAAAG ATATTAATTGTGTAGTTTCATGTGGTGGGCTTGATAACGAGAGTGCTGAAGTCAGGAAAGCTAG GAGGCAGAAGATACCAATCGTCAGAGAAGATTACCTTGGAGAATGCATTAGAAAAAACAGGGTGCTTCCATTTGATTTATACAAAGTAGCGACTACCTTGGAGGAGTCATCAAAAGGCAGCACGGTCACTGTTAAAGTTAAGGGCCGAAGTGCTGTTCATGAGGCTTCCGGTCTGCAAGATACGGGCCATATTCTGGAAAATGGCAAAAGCATTTACAATACAACCTTAAACATTTCTGACATGACACAAGGTGTTAACAG CTACTATATACTTCAGATCATCGAAGAGGATGATGGGAGTGAATGCTATGTATTTCGAAAGTGGGGACGAGTTGGCAGTGAAAAGATTGGTGGAAAGAAATTGGAGGAGATGTCAAAAACTGACGCAATACGTGAATTTAAAAGATTATTTCTGGAAAAGACTGGAAACCCCTGGGAAGCATGGGAACAAAAAACAAATTTTCAGAAGCAGCCTGGGAGATTTTATCCACTTGACATT gATTACGGAGTAAGGGAAGCACCAAAACGGAAGGACATGAGCAAAATGAAAAGTTCACTTGCACCTCAGGTGCTGGAACTCATGATGATGCTTTTCAATGTTGAAACATATAG GGCTGCTATGATGGAATTTGAAATCAATATGGCAGAAATGCCCCTTGGGAAATTAAGCAAGGAAAATATCCAGAAAG GATTTGAAGCATTAACTGAGATACAGAATCTACTGGATGACACTGGCAATCAAGAACTGGCTCTTAGAGAGAGCTTGATTGTTGCTGCAAGCAATCGTTTCTTCACTCTTATTCCTTCTGTTCATCCACATATTATACGTGATAAGGATCacttgacaatgaaa GCGAAAATGCTTGAAGCTCTTCAGGATATTGAAATTGCTTCTAAACTAGTTGGTTTTGATGGTGACAATGATGAATCTCTTGATGACAAGTACAAGAAACTTCATTGTGACATCACCCCGCTAGCTCATGATAGTGAAGATTACAAGCTGGTCGAGAAATATCTTCTCAACACACATGCTCCTActcacaag GACTGGTCATTGGAATTAGAGGAAGTTTATGTGCTTGATCGAGATGGGGAAGGCAACAAGTACTCAAGATATAAAAATAATCTCCATAACAAGATGCTATTATGGCATG GCTCAAGGCTGACAAATTTTATTGGAATTCTTAGTCAAGGACTAAGGATAGCACCTCCTGAGGCTCCTGTGACAGGCTATATG TTTGGCAAAGGCCTCTACTTCGCAGATTTAGTAAGCAAGAGTGCACAGTATTGTTATGTGGATAGAAAAAATCCGACCGGCTTGATGCTTCTTTCTGAGGTTGCTCTAGGAGACATGCATGAACTGAAAAAAGCCACG CCAATGGACAAACCTCCAAGAGGAAAGCATTCGACCAAGGGCTTAGGAAAAACTGTGCCCCTAGAGTCGGAGTTTGTGAAATGGAGGGATGATGTTGTCGTGCCTTGTGGCAAGCCAGTGCCAGCATCTATCAGGGCATCTGAGCTTCTGTACAACGAGTATATAGTCTACAACACAGCCCAG GTGAAGATGCAGTTCTTGTTGAAGGTCAGATTCCGTCACAAGCGTTGA
- the LOC123180018 gene encoding poly [ADP-ribose] polymerase 1 isoform X3 encodes MAAAPPKAWKAEYAKSGRSSCKSCKSPIAKDALRLGKMVQATQFDGFMPMWNHAKCILNKKNQIKSVDDVEGIDALRWDDQEKIRNYAANSSTTSTATATASSTAAISDKCAIEVAQSARASCRRCSEKIAKGTVRVSSKLDGQGWYHVSCFLEMSPTASVEKFPGWETLSHDDRGAIIDVVKKEETTSKGSKRKIGDIDMRNSKAPNLDGSTSEGAARSKGKLVVPCEPNSSSADLHQKLKEQSDTLWKLKDELKKHVSTAELRDMLEVNEQDPSGPERDLLERCADGMLFGALGTCPVCNSCLYYYGGHYQCNGHVSEWSKCTYMTTEPVRMKKKWKIPDEIKNDYLTKWFKSQKVKKPERVLPPMSPQKSVGQSPQQSLVGEALDKLRVCIVGQSKDTDELKQKLKLAGAHFSPRVTKDINCVVSCGGLDNESAEVRKARRQKIPIVREDYLGECIRKNRVLPFDLYKVATTLEESSKGSTVTVKVKGRSAVHEASGLQDTGHILENGKSIYNTTLNISDMTQGVNSYYILQIIEEDDGSECYVFRKWGRVGSEKIGGKKLEEMSKTDAIREFKRLFLEKTGNPWEAWEQKTNFQKQPGRFYPLDIDYGVREAPKRKDMSKMKSSLAPQVLELMMMLFNVETYRAAMMEFEINMAEMPLGKLSKENIQKGFEALTEIQNLLDDTGNQELALRESLIVAASNRFFTLIPSVHPHIIRDKDHLTMKAKMLEALQDIEIASKLVGFDGDNDESLDDKYKKLHCDITPLAHDSEDYKLVEKYLLNTHAPTHKDWSLELEEVYVLDRDGEGNKYSRYKNNLHNKMLLWHGSRLTNFIGILSQGLRIAPPEAPVTGYMFGKGLYFADLVSKSAQYCYVDRKNPTGLMLLSEVALGDMHELKKATPMDKPPRGKHSTKGLGKTVPLESEFVKWRDDVVVPCGKPVPASIRASELLYNEYIVYNTAQVKMQFLLKVRFRHKR; translated from the exons ATGGCGGCGGCGCCGCCCAAGGCCTGGAAGGCGGAGTACGCCAAGTCCGGGCGGTCCTCCTGCAAGTCCTGCAAGTCCCCCATTGCCAAGGACGCGCTCCGCCTCGGCAAGATGGTCCAGGCCACCCAGTTCGACGGCTTCATGCCC ATGTGGAACCATGCCAAATGCATCCTCAACAAGAAAAACCAGATAAAATC TGTTGATGATGTTGAAGGAATAGATGCACTTAGGTGGGATGACCAAGAGAAGATAAGAAACTATGCTGCAAATTCCTCGACTACTTCAACTGCAACTGCAACTGCAAGTTCCACAGCTGCTATTTCTGACAAATGTGCTATTGAGGTTGCTCAATCTGCCCGTGCTTCCTGTAGACGGTGCAGTGAAAAGATTGCAAAAGGCACT GTTCGTGTTTCATCTAAACTTGACGGTCAAGGTTGGTATCATGTTAGTTGTTTCTTGGAAATGTCCCCAACTGCAAGTGTTGAGAAATTCCCAGGCTGGGAGACCTTGTCGCACGATGATAGAGGAGCTATTATTGATGTTGTTAAGAAAG AAGAAACAACTTCGAAGGGCTCCAAGCGCAAGATTGGTGACATTGATATGCGTAACTCCAAAGCTCCGAACTTAGATGGAAGTACATCTGAAGGTGCTGCACGAAGCAAAGGAAAACTTGTTGTACCATGTGAGCCAAATTCTAGTTCTGCTGATCTGCACCAAAAGCTTAAAGAGCAGAGTGACACACTTTGGAAGTTAAAGGATGAACTCAAAAAGCATGTTTCAACTGCTGAGCTGAGGGATATGCTTGAAGTTAATGAGCAAGATCCATCTGGACCAGAGCGGGATCTATTGGAACGATG TGCTGATGGGATGCTGTTTGGAGCGCTGGGCACTTGCCCAGTCTGTAATAGCTGCCTATACTATTATGGTGGTCACTATCAGTGCAATGGCCATGTTTCAGAGTGGTCCAAATGTACCTACATGACAACAGAACCTGTACGCATGAAGAAAAAATGGAAAATTCCTGATGAAATAAAGAATGATTATCTTACAAAG TGGTTCAAGTCTCAAAAGGTTAAGAAACCAGAGCGAGTTCTTcccccaatgtcacctcagaaGTCTGTAGGTCAATCACCTCAGCAGTCTCTCGTCGGTGAAGCATTGGATAAGTTGAGAGTTTGTATAGTAGGACAATCTAAAGATACT GATGAGTTGAAGCAGAAGCTTAAACTTGCTGGTGCCCACTTCAGTCCCAGGGTTACCAAAG ATATTAATTGTGTAGTTTCATGTGGTGGGCTTGATAACGAGAGTGCTGAAGTCAGGAAAGCTAG GAGGCAGAAGATACCAATCGTCAGAGAAGATTACCTTGGAGAATGCATTAGAAAAAACAGGGTGCTTCCATTTGATTTATACAAAGTAGCGACTACCTTGGAGGAGTCATCAAAAGGCAGCACGGTCACTGTTAAAGTTAAGGGCCGAAGTGCTGTTCATGAGGCTTCCGGTCTGCAAGATACGGGCCATATTCTGGAAAATGGCAAAAGCATTTACAATACAACCTTAAACATTTCTGACATGACACAAGGTGTTAACAG CTACTATATACTTCAGATCATCGAAGAGGATGATGGGAGTGAATGCTATGTATTTCGAAAGTGGGGACGAGTTGGCAGTGAAAAGATTGGTGGAAAGAAATTGGAGGAGATGTCAAAAACTGACGCAATACGTGAATTTAAAAGATTATTTCTGGAAAAGACTGGAAACCCCTGGGAAGCATGGGAACAAAAAACAAATTTTCAGAAGCAGCCTGGGAGATTTTATCCACTTGACATT gATTACGGAGTAAGGGAAGCACCAAAACGGAAGGACATGAGCAAAATGAAAAGTTCACTTGCACCTCAGGTGCTGGAACTCATGATGATGCTTTTCAATGTTGAAACATATAG GGCTGCTATGATGGAATTTGAAATCAATATGGCAGAAATGCCCCTTGGGAAATTAAGCAAGGAAAATATCCAGAAAG GATTTGAAGCATTAACTGAGATACAGAATCTACTGGATGACACTGGCAATCAAGAACTGGCTCTTAGAGAGAGCTTGATTGTTGCTGCAAGCAATCGTTTCTTCACTCTTATTCCTTCTGTTCATCCACATATTATACGTGATAAGGATCacttgacaatgaaa GCGAAAATGCTTGAAGCTCTTCAGGATATTGAAATTGCTTCTAAACTAGTTGGTTTTGATGGTGACAATGATGAATCTCTTGATGACAAGTACAAGAAACTTCATTGTGACATCACCCCGCTAGCTCATGATAGTGAAGATTACAAGCTGGTCGAGAAATATCTTCTCAACACACATGCTCCTActcacaag GACTGGTCATTGGAATTAGAGGAAGTTTATGTGCTTGATCGAGATGGGGAAGGCAACAAGTACTCAAGATATAAAAATAATCTCCATAACAAGATGCTATTATGGCATG GCTCAAGGCTGACAAATTTTATTGGAATTCTTAGTCAAGGACTAAGGATAGCACCTCCTGAGGCTCCTGTGACAGGCTATATG TTTGGCAAAGGCCTCTACTTCGCAGATTTAGTAAGCAAGAGTGCACAGTATTGTTATGTGGATAGAAAAAATCCGACCGGCTTGATGCTTCTTTCTGAGGTTGCTCTAGGAGACATGCATGAACTGAAAAAAGCCACG CCAATGGACAAACCTCCAAGAGGAAAGCATTCGACCAAGGGCTTAGGAAAAACTGTGCCCCTAGAGTCGGAGTTTGTGAAATGGAGGGATGATGTTGTCGTGCCTTGTGGCAAGCCAGTGCCAGCATCTATCAGGGCATCTGAGCTTCTGTACAACGAGTATATAGTCTACAACACAGCCCAG GTGAAGATGCAGTTCTTGTTGAAGGTCAGATTCCGTCACAAGCGTTGA